The Desmospora profundinema sequence CGGCGGCGAACGCGTCATCCTTGTCCCCTGACAGCCGCCACACCTCAAAGAAGCGGACAAAATTCATCAGGCGGACGGCGGTGCCGTGGTCATGCCAGGACATCTCCGTCGCCGGGTCGTCATAAGGGTTCCCTTCCACCCAATCAGCTACCAGGTCTTTTCCCCTGTTCAGGTATTTTTCTTCCCCGGTGTGACGATAGGCCTCCGTCAGGTACTCCAGGAAGATCATATTATGTAGATACAACTGCCAGGAACGGTTGTTGAAGGGATCTTCCTTCCAGGTGAGATCCGATGGCAGCTTCACCTCTTCCCATCCGTCGTGAAGCCAATACCGGTTCTCCAGGATCCCGTCGGCCAAGCGTACATATTCCTCCGGGCTGAAGGATCGCTGCTGGAAGGTGTGGCGCTCTTCTTCATCCCGGTGCTTATCCAGCCATTCCCGGGCTTTCGACTGTTCCATCCCCGCCTCCGGCAACTCCTCTTTACCAAAAGAGAAGCATCCGGAGACAGCAAAGGAAGTCAGCAGAATGGACAGGAGAGCGACCATCGACCGTCTCCGCGTTTGAGTTCCCATGGCTTCCTCCTTTTCGTCTCCATACCGGCTCCGGTATCCATTAGTACTACAGTTGCATTTGTACGAAGAGTGTATTGAGCGTGGGTTGGTCGGGCTGGTGGGCTGTCTTCGATCTCTTGCAAAAAGCGCATAGCGAGACCGGAAGCGAAGCGACCTAGGCGAGACTTGTACTCTATGAGTACAAAGGATCGCTGCCTTCCCACCACCCTCCCTTCTCACATCTGCGCCTGCTCTTATAAGTACAACTATAGAATTATACCGGGGCGGTCATCACACGATCATACACCTGGCGGTAACGGATCACCACATCCCGCCAATCCCGGTTTTGCAACACCCATTCCCGGGCATGGCGTCCCATCCGTCCCGCTTCACCCGGCGCATGTAACGCTTGCGCCAAGGCATCCGTCAAAGCATCTACATCACCGCTCCGGAACACAATCCCCGTCTCCCCGTCGCGCACCATTTCTCTCAGCGCAGGCAAGTCACTAACCAGAACAGTCTTGGCGAGGGCCATCGCTTCCAGCGGCTTCAGAGGAGGGATCAACTCACACACAGAGGCTCCCATCCGGGGGAAGGGACACAAATCCACCAACGAATAATAGCGGGGCACTTCACTGTGCGCCACTCGGCCGGTAAAGATGACCCGATCACGGACCTGAAGCCGGGAAGCCCATTCTTTCAACCGCGGCAACTCCCGTCCACCGCCCACGATCAAGAGACGCAAATCGTCTCTCTCATCGGAAAGACGAGCAAATGCCTGGATGAGATCATCCAGCCCTTCGTACGGAGTGATCGATCCGATAAACCCGATGACCCGCTTTCCTTCCAACCCCCACTGTGCCGCCAATTCCAAATCCGGCGGCAGGGGCTCAAACTGGCGGGTGTCCACCCCGTTGGGGACCACCGTGATCTTGTCGGCGGAGACCCCTTCGTCCATCAGGTATTCTTTCAGGGTCTCCCCGATCACCACCACCTGGTCGGCGGCATGGATCACTTCCCGCTCCATGCGACGATGGCTTTCATATTTGGCCGAACCGTCGTAGCCTTCCACCGCAGCCGCCCGTGTCATCTCCCAAAACCCCCGCACCTCATAGATGAAAGGAATGCCGTGGGAACGGGCCGCCACCGCGGCGGGGTAGCCGTTAAAAAAGTTGGAGGCGGCGTGGATCGCTTCGGGGCGCACCTCTTCCACCACCCGCTCCAAAGCCTCGGCATACCGCTTCAAATAGGTATGGATCGGTGTAAACCGCAGTCGGTGATCCGCATCCACCAGACGGTAAGCCAACAAACCGTCCACCGCTTCCCGCAACACGCCGGTTTCATGGCTTTTTCCTTCGGGAAAGCCTAGGCGGGTAGCAACGACGGGACGGAAGCCGCGTTCCTTTTGAAAACGCAAAATCGCTTGGCTGCGAATGGCGTAACCGTTGCTGGTATAGGGCAGGGTGTTGTTCAGGACATGCAGGACTCTTCCCGAGACGGGGGTCCCTTTGCTCCCGCCTGCATCGGGAATTTGGAGGGGGGATCGGGCCAGCTCCACCTCATCCTGTAAGATGGCCCGTTTGCGCTGGGTACCGGTGGTGGGACGCAGACGGTGTTCCTCCTCCACCGATGCCAGGGCTTCTTCCACCCGGCCCAATTCGCGGCGGCACAAGCCCATATCCCGGTGCAGTTCCGCCGGTTCCAAGGCATGTGGATAATCCCGTTCCAACCGCTCCAAACAAGCCAGTGCGTAGAGGTACCGCTTCTCCTCCAGCAGAAAGGCGGCTGCTTCCTTTAAGGTACCGGCTTGGCGCACTTTCCCCTCCTCATCGGAGGGAGCCATGTGAAGCCAATCCTCCAGTTCCTCCACCACCCGGTGCGTCTCCCGCCGCCGAATGCGCCACATCAGTTCCACTTCACGGCGGAGCAGCCGTTCCACTCCCTCTTTTTCCAACAGAGCGAAAAACGAGGCGGCCGCTTCTTCGTCCACATCGCGGCGGTCTGCAAACAGGCGGGCAGTCTCGGCCAATACCTCTCCCACCTGATGGGGCAATTGCTGCCGGACCTCCCCGAGCTTGGACTGGAAGGCCTCCATCCCTTCGTGGAGAAGCGCGTCGGCCAATTCCCGGCTGTAGTGGATCGATTCCACCAATGCCTGCTTCCGCTCCACTTCCTTCCGGTCGGGAAAGCGGTGCCGGATTCTCTCCAGAAATCGCCCGCCTTCTTCCACCCGGTCCGCCCGTACGAGGGTGTCCACCCACAAGAGCTGCAGCTCCAACGAATCAGGCCAATCCCTGGCTGCCCGCTCCATAAGCGGCAGGAGCCATTCCTTCCGGCCGCGGGAGGTACTGTGGCGGTACAAAAACAGGTATTCGTCTTTTTCCAGGAAGGGGGACGGCCAGTCCCATCCCAAGCGGAGCAGACTTTCCACGTCACGAAGGTCGTAGTAGGTCCGTTTCAATACCTTGGCCGCCTTGTCGGACCCGGCGCTTAATTCATACGCCCGCTCCAGGAGGAGCCGCGCCTGGTCCCATTCCTTCTTTTTACGGAAATGGACACCCCGTTGGTAGAAAGGCACATCGGAAAAGGGATGGTCCTCAGAGAGCTGTTCCACCCAGGATTCCCAGGCATCCACTTCTCCCAGTTGCTGTGCCAATTGGTAGGCACGGCTATGGGTACCGGGGTGAACCGGGTTGAGTGTGAGCGCTTCTTCGATCATCCCGCGTGCATCCCGAAACTGACTGCGTGCGATATAGGCATCCGCCAGCAACAGTTTCCAACGGATGCTCCGCGGGAACCATTGTTTCAAAGCGGGTTTTTTCTGTACTCCATGGGACAACAGGCGTGCCAATAGGTAGCGAATCTGCTGTTTCATCCTGTTCCAGCCTCTCTCTTAAGATTTCGCTTCCATCCTGTTCGCGCTCATTCCGTACAGCTTAAGCAAGGTGGGTTCTTCCAGCCCCCAATGATACCGGTGCTTGTGCCGCCGGGCGCTCTCTTTCATCTGGATCCATTCCTCGCGGTTTCCCACCATCTCTCGCATCGCCTGACGCACAGCTCCCATCTCTCCCGGAGGGACCAACCGCCCCGCTCCGGTCTCCTCCACCACACGGCGCATCTCCGGCAAATCGCTGGCAATGACGGGAACTTCGGCCATCAGGTACTCATGCAATTTATTGGAACAAGCCGTATAGTGATTGAGACAAGTGTTTTCCAAGAGTTGCAGTCCCGCCCGGGCTCCGGCGGTGTAGGCGAGCAGTTCCTCGTGGGGAATTCGACCTAAAAATGTCACCCGGTCGCTTAAACCCAGCCGGGCCGCCTCTTGTTCCAAGGATGGACGCAGGCGGCCAAAGCCGATCACTGCCAAGTGTGCACCTTCCACTCCGGCAAACGCCTCCAACATCAGAGAAAGTCCCCGGCCGGATTGCAATCCGCCCTGGTAGAGAAGCACCGATGTATCCCGACCCACTCCCAATGCCCGGTGCAGGCGGCCGTCATCGGTCACATCTGCCAACGGCGGCACATTGCGCACCACCGAAACCCGTTCCAGGCCGTATTGCTTACGAAAGTAGGCCGCCCGTGTCTCGTTGGTGGTGATAAAGCCATCCGACCGTCGCCCCAACTGTTTCTCCAATCCATGCCATAACCGGGAATGGGACCATCCCTCCCGGTCAGCGGAGATTTCATGGGCATCGTAAACGAGAGGGCGGCGGCGCAACCGGGAAGCTAGAAACAGCGGAGCCAGCGTGTTCACATCATGAGCATGGAACCGGTCCGGCCGCATGCGCCAAGCTTCCCAAAAAAACAAACCATCGATCCAGCGCCGATCCAGCCAAAGCAAAAAGGAGCGAACCAAGGTGGAGAGCCCCCTGATTCGCCCGGATGGCGCCGCAGCTGAAGCCGTTCGGCCGGACGGCGCCGGTGAGGACGGACGCGGTGCGGACACCCGACGACGCGGGCGGCGGGGAAGCCGATGAATTAGTCGCGTCAGGCGCCGCACGATGACACCGTCCCTTTCCTCTTCCCGTACCGTATCCCCCGGCTGATGGATGGCCAGGACCGTTACCCGCCAGCCGGCCCGTGTCAGGGTAGCCGCTTCTTTCATCACCCGGGCATCGGTAACACAGGTATTGCGCACCGCCATCACCACGGTACGTCCGGCGGATTCACAGTTCGCGGAGGTGGGGTTGGATCGATACATGGTTTTCTCTGTCCCTTTCCCGAGTGCTTTCGATGGTTTCATAGAGTTGGACCAACTGCTCCTGTTCCTTCTCCCAGGTGAGTTTCCGCTTCGCCTTTAAGGCGGCGATCAGATACGATTCCGGCTCCTCCAGAATCTCCCGGATTGCATCGGCGATCCCCTTCACATCTTGCGGATCGACCAGTTTACCCGTTTTGGTGGCACCGACGACAATCGCTTTGCCCGGATGATCGGAGGATACCATCGGGATGCCTGCCTGGATATATTCGAAGATTTTATTGGGTGTGGACAACACGTTGTTCAGACAGCTGTCCTGGTACAACACCATCCCCACATCGGCGTGGGCCGTTACCCGCAACATCTCCTGAGGCAACAGCGGTTCATGGAAAAAGACGCGCTCGGTCAGTTTCAGTTCCTCCGCCATGCGGGTGAGACGCTCCTGCAATTCCCCAAAGCCGAGCAGCACCAGCTTACAAGTGACGGGCAGATGGACGAGGGATCGGATCACTTCCTCCAATCCTCGGTTGTGGGAAAAGCCGCCCTGATACAACAAAATCCGGTCCTCTTCATCCAACTGATATTTTTGGTGGAAATAGTTTTTCTCCACAGGCAGTTGTTCCAAGGATTCTGGGATATTGCGGACGACTGCGGTTTTTAACTCTCTGCCATACCGGTTCTTAAATTCCCGTTCCATCAGTTCATTGACGGTGATCAGCCAATCTACATAGTGGATCCACCATGCCTCGACGCGGTAACCCACCATTCGCTCCCATCGTCCCTTGCCGTTCATCTCATTGAAGAGTTCGTGAGAATCATAGATAAGTGTATATCCTTTTTTCCGCTTTAGGGAAACACCGATGCTGAGGGTATTCAAGTCATGGCAGTGAACGGCGTCATAGGAAGCGGCCTGACATAGTTCACTGATCTTTAAGGCGAATTGCCGCTGAGCCACCACGTCTTTAGCCATCTTGACCACCGGGTTGCGGATCACCCGGTATACCCCCCGCTGGATGCGCCGGTCTGCCTTTCGCTCCACATACCGCTTCATCCGCTTGGTGTGGATGGGGATCCGGAGCAGCCGGATCTTTTCGTGCAAATCCGGCGGTGGCTCGGCGGTGGTGTGTAAACAGGCGATGTCCACATCCCAACCCGACCGGGCCAGGGCCAGGGCTTCCCGCTGCACCCTAGCATCATAGTGGATATCCTTAAACAAAATCATCAGCACGCGCACCGTCGCCAACCTCCTTTATAAGTGGGTCTCTCCTCTCCCCATCCATACAAATCAAGAGTCAAAGGGTACCGGCTGGACATCATAAAATTCGGGTTTCATCTCCAAAGGCGGAGTTTGAACCTTCACAGCGGCATCTGCCTGCACCCCGAAAGCGAATCCCAACCACAGCAATCCCGCGGCCAACCAAGAAATTCGCACAGCCAACCGTCGACTCATCCTCTCTCCTCCATTTCGAAAAGCACTCTGATCGGTGAATACCCGGACAGAACCTAGTACTACAGTTGCATTTGTTCAAAGAGTTGTATATGAGCGTGGGTGGGTCGGGCTGGCGGGCTGTCTTCGATCTCTTGCAAAAAGCGCATAGCGAGACCGGAAGCGAAGCGACCTAGGCGAGACTTGTGCTCTATGAGTACAAAGGATCGCAGCCATCCCACCACCCTCCCTTCTCACATCTACGCCTGCTCTTTAAGTACAACTGTAGTACTAGCCCAATTCATCCAAGGCTTCCTGGTAGCGACCATTGTCCGGGTCGATTTCACGGGCCTTTTTCAAACTGTTCTCCGCCTGTTCCAATTCCCCCTGTTTGGCCAACACCACACCCAGTTGGTAGTGGTGGAGTGCCCGGCCCGGTTCCCGTTTCACCGCCTGTTCCGCGCTTTGCCGGGCGGCGTCATAGTCCTCGTTATAATAATGGGCGATGGAGAGGCGGTAATGGGCTCGAGCGTTTTTGGGGTTTATCTCCACCGCTTCGGAGTAGAAATTGATGGCGTGGCGGGCCAAGGTGAGACCCTCAAAACGGCGTTCTTTGGAAGAGAGGGATTTATCCTTTTTTACGCGCTCTCGATCCGCCAGATAGATATTGCCCGTCGTGATCCAGTAGCGGGCATTCTCCGGTTCCAGTTTGGCGGCTCGCCATGCATAATTTTTGGCCCGTTCCAGATCTTTGTCCTTTAGGAGGAAGATGGCACGGTCGTGATGATAGAGGGCATTGTTTCGATCCTGGTCAATGGCAAACTGGATGGAACGGGTCGCGGCGGTGTAATCTCCCATCGCCCCCTGGATCTTTCCTTGGTGGTAGAGGTATTCCGGGTGTTTCGGTTCCAGGGAGAGCGCCCGTCCGATAGCCCGCTCCGCTTCCTCCCAATCTTCCGCATAATAAGCATGAACAACCAACGCATCATACACATCCGCATCGGGAATCTGTTTCACTCCGTTTTTCAGGAGACGAACGCCTTGGTCATATTGCTTCTGCTCCCCGTAAATATTGGCCAGGTGGAGGAGGTATCCCTTCTCCTCGGGATTTAACTCCACACTTTGTTTGCCTAACTGGATGGCCCTGTCCATCTCCCCTTCTTTGTAAGCACGGACAGACTCTTCATAATGTTGGGCCGCTTTGGCCGCTTTTTCCTCCGGGCTGGCCCCCTCGGCAATGGAGTTGTCATCCCCCAAATAGGAGGTGACGGCCCATCCCCCTCCCGCCAACAACAGCAAGACGGCTGCTCCCGTCGCCGCCCAGACGAGCCACTGGGGCCGGGGAGAGGATTTTTCCCGCTGTTTGAAGATAACGGGGCGGGAATGTTTCTTTTCAGTTTCAGACGGGGTCCCTTCCGCCTCAAGGGAGCCGCTCTCCAATGGCGCCTGCTTCACGGAATCCTTGTGCCACACGGGGTTTAACACTTCTTCGGCCCCATTGGCCATACGGGAATGAGAGGGGGAGCGACCGGCGGACCCGTCATCCACTTCGCCCGCTTGCCATCCTTCCCATTGCTCGGGATCCAGCCCCCCTGCGGGTGGAGCTGCCTGTGCCTGCGTCACCCCCCGGCTGAACCAGTCCTCTTTGAAACCGGCCCAACCGGGAGTCATGTAGTAGATGAGATCATCTTTTTTTTTTTGCCTGTCGGCTTCCACCGGAATCTGCTCCAGCCAATTCCACAGCTGACCGATGGTGGGGCGCTCTTCCGGTTTGGCCTGAAGACTGTGCATCACAAAGTATTCCAGCCCCTCCGGCACATCGCTGCGGAAGGACCGGACGGGTTCCAATCCTGAGCCCGGTTGAGGACTGGTGCCTGTCAACATGATGTAGGTAAGGGCGCCAAGGGAGTAAGCATCCAGGGAATGCTCCTGCTTGCGGCGCATCTCCGGGTTCTTTTCCGGGGAGGGGTTGTTTCCGTTCCACTTGGGCAAAAGGCCGTGGGCTCCCCCGTACAGAAATCGGACTGTATCAGCCGAGATCAGCATATTCTGCGGATGAATAACTGCAAATTGCCCCTGCTCTTCCAACTGCACCCAATGACCGGCAATCGCCCGCAGCAAATCCAGGGTCTCTCCCAGGGAGAGAGGAACGGCCTGGTACAGATGGTGAGCCATCAGTGTTCCATCCATCTTGCCATATACCTGGAAGAGGGTTCCTTTTTCCACGAACAACCCCTGCAACGGCACGAACGCCTGCCGGTCCCGCTTTAACAGTTCGCCCAGCTGTGCCCCCCTCTGAATATGACGAAGATCCATCCCATGCAGAAAACGGGTGGGAATGGGTTCTTCATCATGGGTTACCGCATCCGTCTGCTTGGGAATTTCGGCATAGTGAAGCACCCCCTGGACAAAAGGGAAGGAATGGAGCACCCGGTAGGTGTTTCGGATCCAATCGCCTGGTTTCATTGTGTTCATGTCCATCGGACTCCTTCGTTCAAATCTCCCGTGGGATGGAATCCCGAAATATGTATAAAGGCATGGAAACATGCCAAGATTCTACACGGTTTGACAAGGTCAACTGGTATTCATTTTACCATGAACCCGGATGGCAGGATACCCTTTTTTCCGCAAGAAAACGGACATTCCGCTCCTTGTCAAGTCCCCTTTTGCTGGTAATGGCGAAAAAGATTTTGACGGAAGGACAGGCCCCTGTACACCGGCGAATACTTGTAATGGAAGAAACTCATCTGAGAGGAATGATCGCGATGAACCGAAAAGCGGTCCGTGCCTGGGTGATGTATGACTGGGCCAACTCCGCTTTCGCCACCACCATCATGGCGGCGGTGATGCCCATCTACTACGCCGATGTGGCGGCCACAGGCCTGGATGACACCACCAAGACTGCATACTGGGGCTATACCCAATCGATTGCTCTGATCTTTGTCGTTCTTTTGGCCCCGGTGCTCGGCGCCATCGCCGACCGCTCTCACTCCAAACGCGCTTTCCTCCGCTTTTTCACCTATATGGGCGTCGTCGCTTCCATCTTGCTCGCCTTTGTGGGGGAAGGACAGTGGATTCTGGCTTCCATCCTGGTCATCCTGGGAACGTTGGCTTTTTCCGGCGGCAATGTCTTTTACGACGCTTTCCTGACCGATCTCGTCCCCGAGGAGAAAAAACGAGACTATGTCTCCTCCCGGGGATACGCCTACGGTTATATCGGAGGCGGAATCCTGTTGGCCATCAACCTGGCCATGATCTCCTTTCCGGCCGCCTTTGGTTTGCCCGATGCCCAGGTGGCCACCCAGCTCTCCTTTTTCTCCGTGGGAATCTGGTGGTTTGTTTTTTCCATCCCCTTTTTCCGCCATGTGAAGAAACATCCTGCAAGTAACGATGCTCCCAAAGAAAGCCCCTTCGCCCACGCTTCCTCCGGCATCCGCTCCACCCTGCAAACGATCCGCAGCCTGAAACGCTACCCCGAACTCCTCAAATTCTTGATCGCTTTCTGGTTCTTCTCCGACGGCATCAATACCATCATCAAGATGGCCACCATCTACGGCCGCGAGATCGGCATCGGCCAGACCGACCTGATCGCCGCCCTCCTGATCACTCAGTTCGTCGGCATCCCATTCACTCTCCTTTTCGGCAAGATCGCCGAAAAGACGGGGGCCATGCGAACCCTGATCGCCACACTGGGCATCTACCTCATGATCGTCATCCTGGGTTACTTTATGCAGACCGCCCTTCATTTCTACCTGCTGGCCATTCTGGTAGGAACCGTCCAGGGAGGGAGCCAATCCTTGAGCCGCTCCATCTTCACCCGCTTGGTCCCGGTCCACCGCAACGCCGAATTCTTCGGCTTTTACGGCCTTTCCGGCAAATTCGCCTCCATCTTCGGCCCCTTCCTCTTCGGTCTGGTGGGCCAGCTCACCGGCTCCAGCCGCTACGGCATCACCGCCCTCTCCTTTTTCTTCATCGCCGGCATCCTCATGCTGCTGCTGGTCAACCTGGATAAAGGAAAAGCGGAAGCAGAAGCGGTGGTAAGAGAAGAAACCGGAGGGAAGTTTCCGACACAGTCGATGTAAAGGTAAAAGATTTAAAAGAGAGAGAATCGCCCCTCTACCGTTATGGTGGAAGGGGCGATGGTTTTGTTGTTGGAGTGCATAGGGGTAGTAGTAGGTTTCATCGACGATCCAAATCGTTGGAAGATGTGTTTTGTTGTATCGAACAGGTTTATCGACGATCTTTTATGTTATACTTGTTATAACAATGATCAAGTTTAAACCTTTCTTTGAATATCCATAATGGAAGGAGTAAGCAAATAAAGTGGGTGTGAAAATGAGCAAAAACCCAAGCCAGATCCGTACAGTCGGACGTATGGGCAACACCACGGGTGTAAGTGTACCGTCAGAATTTCTGGATAAAATGCGACTGAAGCGCGGCGATAAGATTGAAGTAAGCTATGACGAGCAGCGAAACGAAATTCGCATCCGTCCGGTTCGAACCCTCCCTGAGGGAGTCAGCGAAGACTTTTTACGCACCTTAGATGCTGTGCTTACCGAACGTGACCAAGTATTTAAAAATCTGAAGGATCGATAACTCCGTGAAAACCAGATATTTAACCGTTGAGGAAGTAATACTGGCACATGACATCATCATGATGAAATACGGCGGGGGAGGGACAGGAGTCCGTGACGAATCTGGACTGGAAGCAGCGGTTTATCGCCCCCAAGCAGAGCACTTCGGAGTAGAAGTACATCCCGCCTTTTGGCGAAAGGCGGCGGTGCTTACCCAATCACTGATACAAGGACATTACTTCCATGATGGCAACAAGCGTACCGCATATGCTGCCCTAGAGGTGTTTACAAGACTGAACGGCTATATCTTGACCGTAAGCAATGAGGAAGCGGAAAACACGATGGTACAAATAGCAAGCGAAGATTCATTTGCCGGGGAAGAGGGGTTAGATTCCCTGTCGCAACTTCTTGAGAGTTGGTGTATGAAGCAGGAGAAGGATAAAAAAGACAGCTAAGCACTGCCTAGCTGTTGTAATTGGATCGCCGTGGGAGCTAATCCTTCGGCCTCTTTAATTCCCCTGGCTACAGGTACCGACACGTCGCCGGTGAGCGTAGAATTTTTTCAATTCACGGGTGTAGGACTAACAAGCGTACACATAAAAACACCCCATCGGGGGGTGCTATCGATCCATAGCAGTTAATTTATCACGAAATCTCCATGTCCGACAAAGGTACTCGGAGACTCATCGGACGGATCCTCCTGTGGTCCGTTGGGATCCAAGTACGAGTGTAACTGCACACCTAATACCTGCATGATGCGTTGAGCCTTCACATAGCTGATGCCATGGTATTCGTTGCTTTCATCTTTGCTGATCTGAGCACGGGAGACATTCAATCGACGAGCCAGTTCAGCCTGACTCCATCCGCGATAAATCCGATAAGCAATTAACATTTTACCAAAGTCATGTTGGATACCTTGGAAGTTGCCCTTCTGGCATCGTTCGTACAAGTCTACTTCCCATTTCATGTCGTCGTACAAGTTACGCAACGGTCCGACCGCTCGCTCAACCTCTTCGGTATTATAGCCTTCGTCTTGCAACTGTTGCTGCACCTGACGCATATGCTCTTCGAATTCCTTCATCTTATGAAGGGTCTTTTTATATTCCTGCTCCGTGTGAAGCATGAAAATCATCCTTTCACGATTTTGACGATGCCCTTCCCTATACCGGCCCTTGTCTGTGTGAAGAATTCCGGAAACGGTTTATTTGGCCAATTGAGGTGTAATTCCGGCACATGGGGGAACAACTCGATGGAGACAGCCTGCTTTTTTTAAGGTTCGATAAAAAATGTTTTTCAGAAGCATGCTCCCGTGAAAAGTTCCAAAAAAGTGACCATACACAATCCAACCAATCAGAAAAAATAAAGAGAGCATCCGAGCGGACATGGTTCTACTTCTACATTTCAGTCTCTTTGAGACTTCTCCTCAATCTTCCTTTCTGTTTTTTTATCATCTTCTTCTATTGCCTCTTCCAATTTATCACTGTAATCACTAATATATATATCTAATTTTTCTCCTCGTGATTGAATCAGATCATCCACCTTATTATTGTCTCCACCTATTAACCCCATATCGTCCATGATCATCTCTAACCTATGCAATCTAGATTCTTCTTGTGAAAAAATATTATAAAACTCACTTTCCAGATCTGCTAAATTAGAATATTTGTCTGATTTTTGTTGAGCAGTTGAACCATAATTCTCATTTTTCCAATCCTCCCATGCTTCTTCTATTTTTTCGCGTTCCCTTTCCATAAACTCCTGTAATTCTTCTTCTGTGTTAACCGTTTCGTATACGCCAGCACCGGCTTCCGCTACTTGTTTTAATTCTTTTTGCCCTTTATCATCCACATCAAAGCCAATGATATTGACCATCGCCTGTATGTCCGACTGGTTTAATTTCTTCGCTTCTTTTACTGGATCACCGCCACACGTCTCCTCTCCATCACTTACGACATAAACCAAATTGCGGGCGTTTTGGGAGTTGGCACTCAAATCGTTTCTAGCGCTTTGGATTGCAGCCGCCAAGGGAGTCCAACCCGTAGGTTTGACGCTGTCCAGTGATTGCTGGAAACGATCGTCATCATAT is a genomic window containing:
- a CDS encoding type II toxin-antitoxin system death-on-curing family toxin; translated protein: MKTRYLTVEEVILAHDIIMMKYGGGGTGVRDESGLEAAVYRPQAEHFGVEVHPAFWRKAAVLTQSLIQGHYFHDGNKRTAYAALEVFTRLNGYILTVSNEEAENTMVQIASEDSFAGEEGLDSLSQLLESWCMKQEKDKKDS
- a CDS encoding helix-turn-helix domain-containing protein — protein: MLHTEQEYKKTLHKMKEFEEHMRQVQQQLQDEGYNTEEVERAVGPLRNLYDDMKWEVDLYERCQKGNFQGIQHDFGKMLIAYRIYRGWSQAELARRLNVSRAQISKDESNEYHGISYVKAQRIMQVLGVQLHSYLDPNGPQEDPSDESPSTFVGHGDFVIN
- a CDS encoding vWA domain-containing protein, giving the protein MFKKVTIFMTIVAIVFLIACSPNESDNYKNEKSTEKHDASQSIEDILEAEPGTFAGDQYDIDQIKKELEKHDKMDPEEAYGLMLSLVAEDYRPFKKAFDEFDTEHKLSDQPDIATGLDFVPEKLNVAILLDASGSMAAQVPGGVKMDLAKDAVHHFASNLPKEATVSLRVYGHKGSNSRKDKAISCDSNEVIYEANTYDDDRFQQSLDSVKPTGWTPLAAAIQSARNDLSANSQNARNLVYVVSDGEETCGGDPVKEAKKLNQSDIQAMVNIIGFDVDDKGQKELKQVAEAGAGVYETVNTEEELQEFMEREREKIEEAWEDWKNENYGSTAQQKSDKYSNLADLESEFYNIFSQEESRLHRLEMIMDDMGLIGGDNNKVDDLIQSRGEKLDIYISDYSDKLEEAIEEDDKKTERKIEEKSQRD